The Clostridioides difficile genome has a segment encoding these proteins:
- a CDS encoding transporter substrate-binding domain-containing protein: MKGLKKLLSLGLVLGLTLSLVGCSGGEEKTKLEQIKENGKLVVGTSAEFPPFEFHKVVDGKDSIKGFDVMLAEEFAKELGVKVEIKDMSFDGLIGALNADQVDIVLAGMSPTPEREKSVDFSELYYLSRNAVIVKDADIEKVKTEDDLKKLRVGVQAGSIQEEYVVNTLKMTTTKSLKAIPDLITELKNGNIDAVVTNEAVSLINVKKYDGIKMANTEVGKDVTEGMAAAIKKADNNKDFIELLNKKIKELQDGKKIEEFLNEASTEAASN; encoded by the coding sequence ATGAAAGGATTAAAAAAATTATTAAGTTTAGGATTAGTATTAGGATTAACATTATCACTAGTAGGATGTAGTGGTGGAGAAGAAAAAACAAAGTTAGAGCAAATAAAAGAAAATGGAAAATTGGTTGTAGGTACTAGTGCAGAATTCCCACCATTTGAGTTTCACAAAGTAGTAGATGGGAAAGATTCAATAAAAGGATTCGATGTAATGTTAGCTGAAGAATTTGCTAAGGAACTTGGGGTAAAGGTTGAAATTAAAGATATGTCATTTGATGGATTAATAGGTGCTTTAAATGCAGACCAAGTTGACATAGTTCTTGCAGGTATGTCTCCAACACCAGAAAGAGAAAAGAGTGTTGATTTCTCAGAATTATATTATTTAAGTAGAAATGCAGTTATAGTTAAAGATGCAGATATAGAAAAAGTAAAAACTGAAGACGATTTGAAAAAACTTAGAGTAGGAGTACAGGCAGGAAGTATTCAAGAAGAATATGTAGTTAACACTTTAAAAATGACAACTACAAAGTCTTTAAAAGCAATACCTGACTTAATTACAGAATTAAAAAATGGAAATATAGATGCAGTTGTTACTAATGAAGCAGTTTCTTTAATAAATGTTAAGAAATATGATGGAATAAAAATGGCAAATACTGAAGTTGGTAAAGATGTAACAGAAGGTATGGCAGCAGCAATTAAAAAAGCTGATAATAACAAAGACTTTATAGAACTATTAAATAAAAAGATAAAAGAATTACAAGATGGTAAAAAAATAGAAGAATTTTTAAATGAAGCATCTACTGAAGCTGCTTCAAATTAG